The Drosophila teissieri strain GT53w chromosome X, Prin_Dtei_1.1, whole genome shotgun sequence genome has a segment encoding these proteins:
- the LOC122623448 gene encoding partitioning defective protein 6, translating to MSKNKINTTSGTAASETNLIEVKSKFDAEFRRWSFKRNEAEQSFDKFAALIEQLHKLTNIQFLILYIDPRDNDLLPINNDDNFGRALKTARPLLRVIVQRKDDLNEYSGFGTMKPRNLIGSILMGHTPVKTKAPSISIPHDFRQVSAIIDVDIVPETHRRVRLLKHGSDKPLGFYIRDGTSVRVTASGLEKQPGIFISRLVPGGLAESTGLLAVNDEVIEVNGIEVAGKTLDQVTDMMVANSSNLIITVKPANQRTLTSTHRGSFSRNSQLSSGSHHTNNTNTSDEIEHDDQDDIVDLTGVTLDESPTSTSAGNHNHQPPLSSSPSSHHQQAASNASTIMASDVKDGVLHL from the exons ATGTCGAAGAACAAGATAAACACAACGTCCGGAACGGCGGCCAGTGAAACGAATCTGATCGAGGTGAAATCGAAG TTCGATGCAGAGTTTCGGCGGTGGAGCTTTAAGCGAAATGAGGCGGAGCAGAGCTTCGACAAATTCGCAGCCCTCATTGAGCAGCTGCACAAGCTGACCAACATCCAGTTTCTCATACTCTACATCGATCCGCGGGACAACGATCTGTTGCCGAtcaacaacgacgacaactTCGGCCGGGCCCTGAAAACAGCACGTCCACTTCTACGGGTCATTGTACAGCGAAAAG ATGATCTTAATGAGTACTCTGGCTTTGGAACGATGAAACCGAGGAACCTCATCGGCAGCATACTGATGGGCCATACGCCCGTGAAGACAAAGGCACCGTCGATATCCATACCGCACGATTTCCGTCAGGTCTCGGCCATTATAGATGTGGATATTGTGCCGGAAACGCATAGAAGAGTGCGGCTGCTGAAGCACGGCAGCGACAAGCCCCTGGGATTCTACATACGGGATGGCACCTCTGTCAGGGTGACGGCCAGTGGGCTGGAGAAGCAACCGGGCATTTTCATATCCCGTTTGGTTCCGGGTGGTCTGGCCGAAAGTACAGGTCTGCTGGCCGTTAACGATGAGGTGATCGAGGTGAATGGCATCGAAGTAGCTGGCAAGACTCTGGATCAAGTCACCGACATGATGGTGGCCAACAGCTCCAATCTGATAATCACCGTGAAGCCGGCCAATCAGCGCACACTGACGTCCACACATCGCGGATCCTTCTCGAGGAACAGCCAGCTATCCAGTGGGTCACATCACACTAATAATACCAACACCTCCGACGAGATCGAGCACGACGATCAGGACGATATTGTGGACTTAACAGGCGTTACACTAGACGAGAGTCCCACGTCCACGTCAGCCGGCAATCACAACCATCAGCCACCATTATCCTCATCACCCTCGTCGCACCATCAGCAGGCAGCCTCCAATGCGTCCACGATAATGGCCAGCGATGTCAAGGATGGAGTGCTGCATTTGTAG
- the LOC122623455 gene encoding ubiquitin-conjugating enzyme E2 S, whose translation MSSQYSNVENLSPQTIRQVMRELQEMETTPPEGIKVLINESDVTDIQALIDGPAGTPYAAGVFRVKLTLNKDFPQTPPKAYFLTKIFHPNVAANGEICVNTLKKDWKPDLGIKHILLTIKCLLIVPNPESALNEEAGKMLLERYDDYSQRARMMTEIHAQPAKCGAGAPGDAKDDDGPSTKKHAGLDKKLQDKKKEKLLKEKKRMLKRL comes from the exons ATGAGTTCG CAATACTCGAATGTGGAGAACCTGTCGCCGCAGACGATAAGGCAGGTGATGAGGGAGCTGCAGGAGATGGAGACCACGCCACCGGAAGGCATCAAGGTGCTGATCAACGAAAGCGATGTGACGGATATTCAGGCTCTAATCGATGGACCTGCTGGCACTCCGTACGCCGCTGGCGTTTTCCGCGTCAAACTGACGCTGAACAAGGACTTCCCGCAGACGCCACCCAAGGCGTACTTCCTCACCAAGATCTTTCATCCGAATGTGGCCGCCAACGGGGAGATCTGTGTGAACACACTAAAGAAGGACTGGAAGCCGGATCTGGGCATCAAGCACATTCTGCTCACCATCAAATGCCTGCTGATTGTCCCGAATCCGGAATCGGCGCTGAACGAGGAGGCCGGCAAGATGCTGTTGGAACGCTACGATGACTACTCACAGAGGGCGCGTATGATGACAGAGATCCATGCCCAG CCTGCTAAATGCGGTGCTGGCGCTCCTGGCGATGCCAAAGACGATGATGGACCCTCGACGAAGAAGCACGCGGGCCTGGACAAGAAGCTGCAGgacaagaagaaggagaagttGCTCAAGGAGAAGAAACGCATGCTGAAGAGATTATGA